The genome window tggcaAGCCACGGGCAGATGGCCATGGGGCCCGGCGGGCACTGCTGGCGCTGCTGCTCTCGGCTGCCGCCTGAAATCCTTACAGGCAGCCCTGACGCCGACTCAGGAGCCGCCTGGAGCCGTGCCCGAGGGCTGGCCCCGGCCCCCAAGTGCGCACTCGTCCCCTCATCTCTGCACTGGCACATCCCGAGCTCGTGTggcagcttcctcctcctcctcctcctttctgagGGGCAACGTCAGGGGCTGGCCCAGCGGCTTTCCTCCCGCACTGCGGCAGCCCCTtgcccacagctcctgtcagcagccggagctgctttcctttccagccgggcagccccgccgTGTCCCGCAGCCTGCGCCGGATCCTGCCCAGTGCCGGCGAGACCCGGCGGCTGGGCCCGGCCGTGCCGGGCAAGAGCAGCTCCCTAGGCGGGGGAGcacagggggacatggggggacacacGGGGGACGCACGGCGGGCAGCGcttccccgtgtccccattgcCGCAGAGCAGCGCCGTGTGCCGGGGCTGGCACGGAGCCCAGCACCCAGGAATGTCTGTGCTCTGACGGGAGAAAGGACACTGCAGGCATGCTTCTCACTCACCATGGCGTGCAGCAATAAAACCTTCGGCCAGTTCATGGCAGTTAATGTGGCAGTCAGTGGTACCTTGAGAGCGCAGTAACAAATCAAGGCGGCCCAAGGTATTGATGGGGCTCTGTGGACACCTAAAGTAGAACGTGTCATAAATGCTTATGggtaataaagaaataaataaataagtgcCGTGGGTAATAAATACTTACACCATCTGGAACCATGCCTGCACTTTGGTGGAGCTCTCACCTCTGCATCCACAGCTGTAGTTGGGCTTCGCAATAAAGAAATGCCTGATTCTGAATACtgcatttttgttaatttttattcctGAATTTCGGTGACAGGTGACCTCCACCATTGTCCAtcctggagcagggccagggcgagGGACAGTGcatgctgctgccctgcccagagctggctgggtaCTGTACATGTGCACATAACACCTGATGTCCTGGGATCCTACTACCATTTTCCTTCAGAACACTCTCTGAAGCACTAGAGGGAGATTTCTTGAAGATGTTTAGGCTTTGTGTGTGCACAAAACGGCCTGGTGAAGCCAAAATGAGCAGGAAAGCAAGGAGCAGAAGACACTGAGCTGGTAGAAAgggacaagaagaaaagaagaaatgtgacCATCCCTCCCGTGGCACCAGCACCGCAGTTAACAGCAGcctgtgagctgcaggagggcaccGAGCATGCTGGGCAGcatcagcctgctccctgcttgCCAGAGGGGTCGACAACCTGCCCTTTCCCCCTGGATCTGCTGTGGACAAGTCAAACACGGGGTAGTTTTGGGCAGGGCAAAGCAGCCAACGACTGCGTGAGCCAAGTTTCACTCCtggtccctggggcaggggcctggctgggctgagccagaCGACAGGGCATGAGCAGCTGGTGCTCAGAGGTGGCAAGTGCCCCTGAAGGGCACCGGTGCCACTGCTCCCCATCAGCGTGCAAGAACCAGAGCATGGAGCCTCTCCCTCTTGCCGAGCTGCTCCCCCTTTGCTCTCCCCGTTGCTGGCAAGGAGCGCCCGCTCCCTGCCCTGTACTCACCCACTGCTCCCTGTGGAAATGCCCTCTGGAGcgcagagctctgccctggctggtcACACGGAGGGATTTGTAgtgccctctgtgctgggcaggctgagTGGGTTCTCTGAATTAACTCCATCCTGTCCTTCTTTCACCCATACAgaagacaacatccacagccaaGGTCTCCAGCTGGAATGGAGCCtccaaagaaaaaagtgaagaagGCAGACAAGCCAGCTTAATTCATGTTCTCCATTCTTAATTTATGTTCTGTATTAATGTTCTAAATTATtggttcttcttttttattctaaCTTCCTATTCCTATTTCATTGTTCTTTATTCATTGTTCTTATTTCATGTTCATCATTCATTGTtcacttcttgttcttgttGTTCTTCTGCTCTTATTTCATCTTCCTATGTCTCTTACAAGACATATTTGAGCAATAAACAACACAGCACTGAAATGAACTTACTTTGCTCTATTTTTCCCTAGATGTGCTGCTTATTACAAGCCTTGTCATGTCCCTGGAGATTAACTTCACTTGGTCACTACTGCAGACAGTGCCTTTGatactggttttctttctcataCTGTATGCAATAAACAGCTCAAGAAATTAGGGACAAGAAAAAATCATGAAgggtgaaaaaaacaaaccaaggcaATAGTGATTAGAGACCTTAAAGCTAAGAAGATGTGCCAGAGAGGATTTGCAGGCGTCTCCCATGTTCACATGTCGGacaaagaaacagcagaagGTGGCTGACAAGGTCAGGGTGCAGGAAATATATTCCCTTTCCATGTTGTCAGGTTTCCCAATGCTTGAAAGCCGATTTGAGAGTCCTCAATGGTTTATTTCCTCTGCTGGCTCATAAGTCAGCTCTGTATCCCCTCACCCAAAGGTTGCTGCTGTAGAGTTTTgaagcaggaaggagaaggggtGAACGGAGCGTGTTTTGGAAAGGGGCAGGTGGGGGTGGATGGCAGGTGTTCAAGGGAAGAACTTGGCTTGTCTTCCCACACAATCTTGGGGACATTGGCAGGAGAAATGATTTCATTGTCTTCTTTATGGACTGTCAAGCTGACATAAAACCTGACTTGGAGGAAATGGTACAAAGGCTTCACCCACAGAGACTCTCTGCCCtgaactcctgaggagaaaggagtctgtgccccaacaaccctacagctcagccaggggctcacggggctcctcctgcacccccagcatgaAGAACAGCACCCCACTGCTTCCCCGGCAAAGGCTGATCCCAATGGATGCTCCAAACCTGGCCCTGGgtttgcagcagtgaagcaactggcttaggtgtaacacacatcttcaacggataaaaaagaaagacaatgaggCTGTACCCTCCTGGCAGACCTTGGagcatgttttggcaaataaaaggactacaaaagggctggaggtggactttgcacaagggcctgacatgggaacagcttcacactgagagaggggagagatcggtgggatattgggaagaaattcttccctgtgagcgtggtgatgccttgccacagtctgcaccattcctggaaatgtccaagaccaggttaggtggcacttgcagcaacctggtctagcggaaaatgttccttgaccTGTCCCTGACCGGGCCTGAAACGAGATgatcttttaggtcccttccagccccagccattccaAGGCTCCATTAATCTATGACTTCATGAGTCTGGAACCCACTGGTTACCAGGAGTGGAGTGGTGCGTTGCCTGGCAACGGGTGTTGTGATGAGGAGGGCCACCAGCACCCTGgttccagtcctgcaagggacaaggaaggaggaaggagcctgctggctACTCATCCTTTTCCTTATCACGTTTGCTCATTTCTTCTATCACGCCTTTTGTTTAACCAATTTGTCACCAATTTTGCTCATCCCTGACAGACCCAACTGGGCAGGAAGGCGTCTGACAAATCAGGGACAGAGTGTGTGCAGTcatggcaacatccctggacacactcagcctctcccagatgctggaTCTCGCCATTGGGACACCCCAGAAGGGGGCCATTCAGTTTGCAGCCatgagaaaactgctgcaggctgtgctggagcacctggacgtGCAGTACCTGACCAGCCAGGAGCCgtggccaggccagctgagtgGCCCCTCACTTGCTGATGTGGCTGCTGAAGTGAAAGAATTTAAGAAGGAGATGAAAGAGTATAAGAAACACACGTCCAAGGTAGAGGCTCttccctgcccctgggcactcccccagcagacagcccctctctgcttcctcacacagccgtgcttggctctgccctcactgccctggcagagccgctggcaggggctctttgctgtctggatgggcttcagtgctctggcactgagcccggctggggcaggtggcactgggactctccctgctcacctggctgagccatgggctgcccgtggcagggtggggctctttggggtgtTGCTGCCCTGGCCATCACCTCTGACATCCCTGATTCTTGAATTGCTTCACAGGTTCTTAGTGAGGAGATTGGTGGGATAAAGGCAGAAAATTCCCGCATAGCAGAGAACCTGAAGAAGTTCCAGGAGACACAGGTCTGTGCAGACCACTGTGGTTCTCAAGTCATATTTCCAAAACACACTCACCAGTGACTTGTCCCTTACAATGCTTTCTCCTAGACCCTGGTGGTTTCCGAGCATCTCGAGGAGATTGAAAAGTTAAAGGCTGGCCAGCGGCATTTGTCAGGGGAACTGAACAAGGTCCAGATGTCACGGaaccaggtgagctgctgctgggagcaagttttgggtctgagactgcagcccgtaccctctgccctgctggttggAAGCTCAGCACTCTTGGCCCTGCTAGATGCATGGaccgtgctgcctgcagagccctgccagcctggctgagcttggccctgcactgtccccagtgcttggcaaaccacagcagggctcgaGGGCTTGCGGGTCCCCACTGACCCTCCCTgaggctcactgccaccactgctctctcctaGGACATGACTCTCATCCAGGATCTGCGTGAGGAGGTTGACAAGATAAAGacaacacagctcctcatggaAGGAGACATAAAGAAGCTTAAGGAGTCTCTTGCCTTAGTGAGCTGTTGGGTCATGTAATCTTTGGGCTCTCATGGGGAACTTCAATGTGGCTCCACAATCAGTTTTTGGTGTCAGGGCCTCAGGCCCAGGTGGAGGACCGTGGGGCTGCCCATGCAGCTAAAGGGCCCACACTCTGGGACAACATGATGGCTGGGCCCTGACTctactgtcactgtcctttccagatgaagaagctggaggaagaccttaaaaagctgaggaaggatacagccaagtggaaagaagagagcagcaAGGAGATCTCTCAGCAAATTGAGTAAGAGGACAGGAGTGGGTTTCataccctggggggctgcaagggagcccagatggtctggctgcatcctggtttgtgggcacaaggtgcccagcagccctgcaggggtaaccctgcccttgcccccatcccgctggccagggctttgcGGCAGGAGACAAGgcgtgagctgcagaagatgggagagcagcaggagaggaggaatgccatgctggagcagatgctgaatgAGACAGCCGACCAGCTGAATGAGCAGGTGAGGTCCTGGGGGAGCACTCCCACCACTCCTGGCACGGTCCTGTTGCAGCTCCATGCCACATCTTCATGCTCTGTTGTGCTTTGCTGTAATCTTATGGGAGAGCCAAATTGCCCAAATTGGCCTGGaccagtcagtggcatggaCAGTAATTAAAGCCTTGATACAAATGTCCTCTTGACATGGTGGGCTCATGGCCACTGACTGAGTCATGTGTGTTTGCCCCTGAGGAGCAAACAGACCCCCCTTGGGTCAGCACCTTATGTTCTTCCATCCcgggagcaggatcaggagctgagacagcaaATGGAAGCCAAGTTTTTGCAGATCCAAAAAGACTATGAGAAACTCAACCTTGCCTCAGGGATGCTCCAGAAGGACTCTCAACAAAAGCAGAAGGATATCACGGTAGGTGGCTGAAACCCCTTTTTGGTCAGAGCATCCCCCAAGACGACTCCATTCAGGGATCACAAGGAATCTCCTGCTGACCTCCTcacagcactgtgctggtccCAAGTGCATTCCCTTGAGGTTTTtgggcagggggagaggggTGTGCTTCTACATCCTGCAGTGTGCCACCACCTTACTGTGGTGTGAtgagttcctttctgtgctgaaagatgctgttccagtctctggagaagctgcagaaggagaaggcagatcagcaggacatgctggcagcaatggacatggtacagtctagaggggcctctgtaccagcccaggggctcccgggcagggtgacaaatgccccttgcccttgggggctgggggccagaactggtgtggggagggagaatttcctgagttcagggggtccctcaccctccagatggtgggaccaagctcaccaggctgacggggcaaatggggccacagcagcctgaaagggccatgctggcctgggggaagcactcctccctctcccctcacacacgctggccctgcctgtccttcctcatccctttccccaccgctctcctgctcttcccctctgctagaaggcggacaaagctgccttgggcagcaaaGTCAATTGCAGCCAATTTGAAGAgaacatggaggagctggatgagaggatggaggagttgcagagccagatttcaggccaggagcagcactggaataagatgcagcagcagaTCAGTGATGCAATGGAAGAGAAGGTGAGGGGTACCTGGTCCCCACCTTGAGGAACTGGCACCTTTGGGACTTGGCAGCCTGAGACAGCATCCCTCTGAGGATccccctccaggcttttcccgggagagctccatgtcacctcctggggcagctggctgaggctgtgcacctgttcacagctggatcgcctggagctgaagacGTTCCGCAAACACCTGGAGGActcctggaacaggaacatggaAGAGCTCGAGAATAGGCTGTCGCgtgaaaatgctgctgggtataagaagtgagtgtgatggagacactgatggctttggggacagtgatgaTCCtattccctccagctctcccacacactgcccctctggtcccctgccacggcaccaaTTCTGCTGCTAAATGAACCTCAGGGAAGCTGATGAAGCCGCTGCACCTTAtccttccaccagcagcaggttgcacacaggcaaggaagaacaaggagagggcacctgcaggacagagccttcccaaagcaaaatggggccgtgggtgcaaaggctcccagaagccaggctgggagagggcaactgctcctcccaggcagggctgtgacacgccgtgtcccagagctggatcatgccctgccctcctgccatgcacacaggggactttggtgcccgagaggggctgcaagcgctgcaggggctgcttgggatggtgacatgggtgcctgtggccttcccctggcctcagccagcaccttggggatggggagaaagaggctcaagagcccacggttcagcctgcaaacgccgtgaccctgtgccgtgagctgcccagcgcctggctgctgcccgccagctgctgcctgtgtgctgcagggctgtggccccaggagctcagccagccctcttccctcaccctcctcaggcagctgccagtgcctttcacgtgcctgtcctgtgaccgcatgctcaccgtgcaggttcctggccagtgagtagcaccagggcatgggggcagcggggctggcatgggggagatgggtgccagcagtgaccctgctgggcacaggggtgccactgtctgctggggaggggctgatgtggggagccccctctgcagccctgcccatcagcaggggctgtgggcactcatcccaagggctacaggcagcgggatgccatggggtacaatcccatgggtttgtgggtgccgcctccaacaggaacaggttgttggtcccctgtcacacccctatgactcctgccctccccaggtcaTCCGAGACACTGCCTtatttgcagccaatgccccccagcaaggagccacagcacagccaaaggtaagggccctgaggacacatctctggctcctggggtgcagcatagccctgccacagcaaggagggctctgcacctgggctggggcagaggagcctggcggggctgggcagagctggggagcagaaggcagctgtggagggccagtGCTTGCCCCACGTCTGAGGGGTTTTGCAttccttgccctgccctgccctgtctcacccacatctctgtcccaaggttgctgaaagcacatctgatgagctgtgtctgttttcaatttgagctcaagcttggtggggagttgtgtgcttcctgtgaaaggagttcccaaaaccaagccctgcagctgggacaggccagctcctgccagctggtgtcctgtgcacagggacctgccacggccatggccagcacacctggctgtggggacagagccagcagatccagccgggtggatgggcttggggctcctgcagctggtggacaggagctggcagggacatgtccctgcaggcagcactgcccgtcccctccctggcacagcagggtggtgcccagggtgccacagggctgggcactgaggatcctctgccccatcccacaggaggcagTTGGTCAATGGCAGGGTCCCCCGTGTGCCGCAGAGCTCTGGGGACCATCAGAGCCGCAGCTCCACCATGCAGAACATCAAGGCTTCTCCATATAcaagtgcagagctgcagcgtTTCCTGGTACTCCACAACAAGGTAGGCATGATGAAGGTGGGGACACAGAATGGCGACTGAGGCTTGATGGCATTGCTGACTATCCAGGGGCAATCTGTGCCTTCAGTTCCCAGGGAGACCTGGGTTGGGAGGTTCATTGGGGGATGCTGGATTGGGCCCTGCATTGCAGCcagctgccctctcctcctcagcccagtgtgaccctgctgcagcccagtgacGGACACATCTCCAGGAGCCGTAATGACCAGCATCGTATGGCAATCAGGACAGAGGACGCATCAGGTATGGCCCCGTTAGGGCATGGGGGATAATGAACAGGGGGCTGATTATCTGCTGGGTACGGGCTGTAGAATGAATAAGGCTCTGTGTGCAGATCTGGCTAATGTGGCATGGGTATTTTGCGTCTGGGGTAAGAAGGAAGGGGCAGAATGGATTGGGAGGACTGGTACATGGGGTAACTGAGCTTGGAGCTGGAGTGAGGTGGGAAAATGGCCATGGCCAGTGTGGGACAAGTGCTTGAGTTCTGGTGGGTGGGGCCAGCACCTGTGGCAGCTCACCCTCACTtcacccccaggccctgccgCCTCACGAGAGCACCAGCCACGAACAGCTCCCCGACAGGTCTCACGGGCCCCAGGGCTCGACCAGCCTCTCCAGTCCTGCCGGAcatcaacagcccccagccACATGGACAGGACTCATCACCCAGTCCTCGACCTGGGACATCTTGTCCGAAGGGAGAAACGCCTGTAACAACAGTCATCAGAAAGATGATATTTTAGTTGTATTAAATTAGTATATAATTAGTTAAGTAGCGTTAAGTTATCTTGTtaataaaaacctttaaaattacaGGCCGGGCCTTGTCTCACCAGCCTCTCT of Passer domesticus isolate bPasDom1 chromosome 19, bPasDom1.hap1, whole genome shotgun sequence contains these proteins:
- the LOC135283884 gene encoding glutamine-rich protein 2-like, whose protein sequence is MATSLDTLSLSQMLDLAIGTPQKGAIQFAAMRKLLQAVLEHLDVQYLTSQEPWPGQLSGPSLADVAAEVKEFKKEMKEYKKHTSKVLSEEIGGIKAENSRIAENLKKFQETQTLVVSEHLEEIEKLKAGQRHLSGELNKVQMSRNQDMTLIQDLREEVDKIKTTQLLMEGDIKKLKESLALMKKLEEDLKKLRKDTAKWKEESSKEISQQIEALRQETRRELQKMGEQQERRNAMLEQMLNETADQLNEQDQELRQQMEAKFLQIQKDYEKLNLASGMLQKDSQQKQKDITMLFQSLEKLQKEKADQQDMLAAMDMKADKAALGSKVNCSQFEENMEELDERMEELQSQISGQEQHWNKMQQQISDAMEEKLDRLELKTFRKHLEDSWNRNMEELENRLSRENAAGYKKQLPVPFTCLSCDRMLTVQVPGQSSETLPYLQPMPPSKEPQHSQRRQLVNGRVPRVPQSSGDHQSRSSTMQNIKASPYTSAELQRFLVLHNKVGMMKVGTQNGD